In the bacterium genome, one interval contains:
- the ribH gene encoding 6,7-dimethyl-8-ribityllumazine synthase → MRQKTKKLKDVKKPVKKIALVVARYNQDICDAMLHGAVKSLKEAGVPEQKIDIIRVPGAFELPYAVQKLALTKKYGGVVALGVVIRGDTPHFDFVCQGATQGLMQVMLACKIPVGFGVITTNNLEQALARSRDDEYNKGREAALTVLEMMSLS, encoded by the coding sequence ATGCGTCAAAAAACTAAAAAATTAAAAGATGTTAAAAAGCCCGTTAAAAAAATAGCGTTGGTTGTAGCCCGTTATAACCAAGATATTTGTGATGCCATGCTTCATGGAGCTGTAAAATCATTAAAAGAAGCAGGAGTGCCTGAACAAAAAATAGATATTATTCGTGTGCCCGGTGCTTTTGAGTTGCCCTATGCCGTGCAGAAATTGGCGCTTACTAAAAAATACGGTGGTGTTGTGGCTTTGGGTGTGGTGATTCGTGGCGATACCCCGCATTTTGATTTTGTATGTCAGGGGGCTACCCAGGGACTTATGCAGGTCATGCTTGCTTGTAAAATTCCCGTTGGTTTTGGAGTGATTACCACCAATAATTTGGAACAGGCTCTTGCTCGCTCGCGCGATGATGAATATAATAAGGGCCGCGAGGCGGCTCTCACTGTTTTAGAAATGATGAGTTTATCCTAG
- a CDS encoding tetratricopeptide repeat protein encodes MKCNDFSESILDIHYHIASPEVVQAFHHHSKECPSCQAELSRLQEISLVFSTLPQKEPTQATLNAILEKSKKTSVWSLILSPFENAGRLLNAGLKMAPIMMGLFVGFAALHVITNRSSNNPVVASNIEQSQALKDRLLNDQFNLSQNYPNNSFQLPQAPITKTAFDDQPGLFNDDVNPFGVAQDQLKQRFEERKQQLLEADADSLMMRGRRLKAMGRIDLALADFETIYQFHPTYTYMSDVLMYRAQCYAIQGHLKDAIDSLNEIIARYPDKKDMVLPMIDQLKSSQ; translated from the coding sequence ATGAAATGTAACGATTTTTCTGAAAGTATTTTAGATATTCATTACCATATTGCTAGTCCGGAAGTAGTTCAGGCCTTCCATCATCATTCTAAAGAATGTCCATCGTGCCAGGCCGAATTAAGCCGTTTACAAGAAATAAGCCTTGTTTTTAGTACTTTGCCTCAAAAAGAGCCTACTCAAGCTACCCTCAATGCTATTTTAGAAAAAAGCAAAAAAACTTCAGTTTGGTCTCTTATTTTATCTCCTTTTGAAAATGCCGGTCGTTTGCTGAATGCGGGTTTAAAAATGGCTCCTATAATGATGGGATTGTTTGTAGGTTTTGCTGCTTTACATGTTATCACTAACCGTTCATCTAATAACCCTGTGGTCGCTTCTAATATAGAACAATCGCAGGCTTTAAAAGATCGTTTGCTGAATGATCAATTTAATCTTTCTCAAAATTATCCAAATAACAGCTTTCAATTGCCCCAAGCTCCTATTACTAAAACTGCGTTTGATGACCAACCGGGGCTTTTTAATGATGATGTGAATCCTTTTGGTGTAGCGCAAGATCAGTTAAAGCAGCGTTTTGAGGAGCGTAAACAGCAGTTATTAGAAGCTGATGCCGATTCTCTCATGATGCGGGGGCGTCGTTTAAAGGCTATGGGCCGTATCGATTTGGCTCTGGCCGATTTCGAAACCATCTATCAATTTCATCCTACCTATACTTATATGAGTGATGTGCTCATGTATCGGGCTCAGTGCTATGCCATTCAGGGTCACTTAAAAGATGCTATCGATAGCTTAAATGAGATTATTGCTCGTTATCCTGATAAAAAAGATATGGTACTCCCTATGATAGATCAGTTGAAGAGTAGTCAGTAA
- a CDS encoding RNA polymerase sigma factor yields the protein MNYITASDEDLMLAYKNGEEAAFNYLLERHKKGVYNFLYRFLGQNENVEEAFQDVFFRVIRSSQAYEPQAKFTTFLYTIARNYCIDMSRKKKTRPVSALEDKKGAEDEESRWEEKVEGSNFTPEQEVLAQNLHQKLEWILSQINPDQREVFLLREKQGLPFEEIATIVGASVNTVKSRMRYAVASLQDFFKKLGITDL from the coding sequence ATGAACTATATTACCGCCAGCGACGAAGACTTGATGCTTGCCTACAAAAACGGCGAGGAAGCTGCTTTTAACTATTTGTTGGAGCGCCACAAAAAGGGTGTTTATAATTTTTTATACCGTTTTTTAGGTCAAAATGAAAATGTGGAAGAAGCTTTTCAGGATGTTTTTTTCCGCGTGATCCGTTCCTCCCAAGCCTACGAACCCCAGGCAAAATTTACCACTTTCCTTTATACCATTGCCCGTAACTATTGCATCGATATGTCACGTAAAAAAAAGACGCGTCCGGTGAGTGCATTGGAAGATAAAAAAGGAGCAGAAGACGAAGAAAGTCGTTGGGAAGAAAAGGTGGAGGGCAGCAATTTTACCCCCGAACAAGAGGTGTTGGCCCAAAATTTACACCAAAAACTTGAATGGATTTTATCGCAAATTAACCCCGACCAGCGTGAAGTGTTTTTATTACGTGAAAAGCAGGGCTTACCCTTTGAGGAAATTGCCACCATTGTTGGGGCTTCGGTTAATACAGTTAAAAGTCGGATGCGCTATGCGGTGGCTTCTTTGCAGGATTTTTTTAAAAAATTAGGAATTACAGATCTTTAG
- the rpsO gene encoding 30S ribosomal protein S15: protein MALYGQRKQAVISKFKTHEGDTGSPEVQIALLSERITDLSKHFEGHAKDHSSRRGLLKMVGQRRRLLSYLKETDKNRYAKIIGELGIRK, encoded by the coding sequence ATGGCTTTATACGGACAACGCAAACAGGCAGTTATATCTAAATTTAAAACCCACGAAGGTGACACCGGCTCGCCGGAAGTGCAAATTGCACTTCTATCGGAACGTATTACCGATTTATCCAAACATTTTGAAGGACATGCCAAAGACCATTCCAGTCGTCGCGGCCTTTTAAAAATGGTGGGTCAACGTCGTCGTTTGCTTTCGTATTTGAAGGAAACCGATAAAAATAGGTACGCTAAAATCATCGGCGAATTGGGAATTAGAAAATAA
- the pnp gene encoding polyribonucleotide nucleotidyltransferase, protein MQPTRVSQKLGNTDVIIETGKLAKQAGGSVVVRAGDTMVLVTAGVAAEPKAGIDFLPLTVDFIEKTFAAGKIPGGFFKREGRPTEVATLTSRFIDRPIRPMFPEGYYCETQVVATVLSVDQVNDPDTLSIIGASAALMISDAPFTKPVAGCRVGRIDGQFVINASAVDMESSDIELIVAATEDAVVMVEGGGDEVSEKDMTDAILFAHNALKPICKIQNELREKAGKQKREVVIPEKNAAIHSAVNAVEAPVRDAMLIKDKLARYKALGDIKTGVKAKAFPEGTEVTPALSIELGGAFEELKSRVMRKMILKDKARIDGRDFVTIRPITCETTLLPRAHGSALFTRGETQALVVATLGSSDDEQIIDSITGEYTKKFMLHYNFPPFSVGEVKPLRSPGRREIGHGALAERALVRMIPHHEDFPYTIRVVSEILESNGSSSMASVCGGSLSLMDAGVPLKRPVAGIAMGLIKEGNDIAILSDILGDEDHLGDMDFKVCGTEKGITALQMDIKIDGVTEQILSTALSQAREGRMHILGKMSEAMTTPRENLSAHAPKIVTHSVPVNKIKDVIGSGGKNIKGIVEATGAKIDIEETGLIKIFSSDQDAINLAITMIKELTAEVEEGAIYEGKVKKIMEFGAFVEVLPKTDGLVHISQLADRHVKNVTDVVKEGDMVRVKCIGFDNRGKIKLSMKESELNRADGEPAAE, encoded by the coding sequence ATGCAACCCACACGTGTATCCCAAAAATTGGGAAATACTGATGTTATTATTGAAACAGGCAAATTAGCCAAACAAGCCGGAGGTTCTGTAGTAGTACGTGCCGGTGATACCATGGTACTGGTTACCGCAGGTGTAGCTGCCGAGCCCAAAGCCGGTATCGATTTCTTACCTTTAACAGTCGATTTTATCGAAAAAACATTTGCCGCCGGAAAAATTCCCGGTGGTTTCTTTAAGCGCGAAGGACGTCCTACCGAAGTTGCCACTTTAACCAGCCGCTTTATCGATCGTCCCATCCGCCCGATGTTTCCCGAAGGTTATTATTGCGAAACTCAAGTAGTGGCTACCGTTCTCTCGGTCGATCAGGTGAACGATCCCGATACTTTATCCATCATCGGTGCTTCTGCTGCTTTGATGATTTCGGATGCGCCTTTCACCAAACCGGTTGCCGGTTGTCGTGTAGGCCGTATTGATGGACAGTTTGTGATTAATGCTTCTGCTGTAGATATGGAATCTAGCGATATCGAACTTATCGTAGCTGCAACCGAAGATGCTGTGGTGATGGTTGAAGGTGGTGGCGATGAAGTAAGTGAAAAGGACATGACCGATGCCATTTTGTTTGCCCACAATGCCTTAAAGCCTATTTGCAAAATTCAAAATGAATTGCGTGAAAAAGCAGGTAAGCAAAAACGTGAAGTGGTGATTCCCGAAAAGAATGCCGCTATTCATAGCGCAGTGAATGCTGTTGAAGCTCCTGTTCGCGATGCCATGCTTATTAAAGATAAACTCGCTCGCTACAAAGCGTTGGGCGATATTAAAACCGGTGTCAAAGCCAAAGCCTTCCCCGAAGGAACCGAAGTAACTCCTGCGCTCTCTATCGAATTAGGCGGCGCTTTTGAAGAATTAAAAAGCCGTGTGATGCGCAAGATGATTTTAAAAGACAAGGCCCGTATTGATGGCCGCGACTTTGTAACGATCCGTCCTATTACCTGCGAAACAACCTTGCTCCCTCGGGCGCACGGTTCGGCTTTGTTCACCCGTGGTGAAACTCAGGCTTTAGTGGTCGCCACTTTAGGTAGCTCGGATGATGAACAAATCATTGATTCGATCACCGGTGAATATACCAAAAAATTTATGCTGCATTATAACTTCCCCCCGTTCTCGGTAGGTGAAGTAAAGCCCTTGCGCTCTCCTGGTCGCCGTGAAATCGGCCATGGTGCTTTGGCCGAACGTGCCTTGGTGAGAATGATTCCTCACCACGAAGATTTCCCCTACACCATCCGTGTGGTATCCGAAATTCTCGAATCGAACGGTTCGTCGTCGATGGCGTCGGTGTGCGGCGGTTCATTATCGCTCATGGATGCCGGTGTTCCTTTAAAACGTCCTGTGGCTGGTATTGCTATGGGCTTAATTAAAGAAGGAAACGACATCGCAATTTTGTCCGATATCTTGGGTGATGAAGATCACTTGGGTGATATGGACTTTAAAGTGTGTGGAACCGAAAAAGGGATCACCGCTTTGCAGATGGATATTAAAATTGACGGTGTTACCGAACAGATTTTAAGTACCGCTTTAAGTCAGGCCAGAGAAGGCCGTATGCACATTTTGGGTAAAATGAGCGAAGCGATGACCACACCTCGTGAAAATCTCTCAGCCCATGCTCCTAAAATTGTAACCCATTCCGTTCCTGTGAATAAAATCAAGGACGTGATTGGTTCGGGTGGTAAAAACATTAAAGGCATTGTGGAAGCTACCGGTGCCAAGATCGATATCGAAGAAACAGGTCTTATTAAGATCTTCTCTTCTGATCAAGATGCCATCAATTTAGCTATCACCATGATTAAAGAACTTACCGCCGAAGTTGAAGAAGGTGCAATTTACGAAGGTAAAGTTAAAAAGATCATGGAATTTGGTGCTTTCGTGGAAGTTTTGCCTAAAACCGATGGTTTGGTACATATTTCTCAACTGGCCGACCGCCATGTGAAGAATGTAACCGACGTGGTTAAAGAAGGCGACATGGTTCGCGTTAAATGTATTGGTTTCGATAACAGAGGCAAAATCAAATTGTCGATGAAAGAATCGGAATTAAACCGTGCCGACGGCGAGCCGGCAGCTGAATAA
- the uppS gene encoding di-trans,poly-cis-decaprenylcistransferase — translation MSLDSFIQKIDTARLPRHVAIIMDGNGRWATSQGLNRLAGHQKGVDRSEEIIDIAQDIGIGHLTLYAFSKENWNRPPEEVKALMELLAAFLQNKESKMVKNGIRFHTIGDMLQLPDSVQKIIEQVKQNTSAGKKMVLTLALSYGGRDELLRALPGLIDKFRQKGSILTEEDVSAALDTAGMPDPDLIIRTSGEHRISNFLLWQGAYAEYFFDNTLWPDFTSEHFVKTILDYQKRERRFGKTGEQVKN, via the coding sequence ATGAGCCTTGATTCATTCATTCAAAAAATTGATACAGCACGCCTGCCTCGCCATGTAGCTATTATTATGGATGGTAATGGGCGCTGGGCTACGTCTCAGGGGTTAAACCGTCTTGCTGGTCATCAAAAAGGAGTGGATCGCTCCGAAGAAATTATCGATATTGCCCAAGATATAGGTATTGGCCATTTAACACTGTACGCTTTTTCCAAGGAAAATTGGAATCGCCCACCAGAAGAAGTAAAAGCGCTCATGGAGTTATTAGCGGCCTTTTTGCAAAATAAAGAATCCAAAATGGTGAAAAATGGAATTCGCTTTCATACCATTGGGGACATGTTGCAATTGCCGGACAGCGTTCAAAAAATAATTGAACAGGTTAAACAAAATACCTCCGCCGGAAAAAAGATGGTACTGACCTTGGCTTTAAGCTATGGAGGACGTGACGAGTTATTAAGAGCTTTGCCCGGGTTAATAGATAAATTTCGTCAAAAAGGAAGTATATTAACCGAAGAAGATGTATCGGCAGCTTTAGATACAGCAGGCATGCCTGATCCCGATTTAATTATTCGCACCAGTGGAGAGCATAGAATTAGTAATTTTTTATTGTGGCAGGGTGCTTACGCCGAATATTTTTTTGATAACACCCTCTGGCCCGATTTTACGTCAGAACATTTTGTAAAAACTATACTCGATTATCAAAAACGTGAGCGGCGTTTTGGGAAAACTGGGGAACAGGTAAAAAACTAG
- the nusB gene encoding transcription antitermination factor NusB: MGHRRQSREIALQLLYQLEFESKKPKEALDGYWTQHAETPHDVREFADILLEGTTRNLKEIDGFIEGTSTNWKLSRMASVDRNILRIASYELLFLEDIPASVTINEAVEIAKKFGTEESSGFINGILDKIAKHAPH; this comes from the coding sequence ATGGGTCACAGACGTCAATCACGAGAAATTGCACTTCAACTGTTGTATCAGTTGGAATTTGAATCTAAAAAGCCTAAAGAAGCTTTGGATGGTTATTGGACGCAACATGCCGAAACACCACATGATGTGCGTGAGTTTGCTGATATCTTGCTGGAAGGCACAACACGTAACTTAAAAGAGATTGATGGCTTTATTGAGGGAACTTCTACCAATTGGAAACTCTCGCGCATGGCCTCTGTTGACCGTAATATTTTAAGAATTGCCTCTTACGAACTTTTATTTCTTGAAGATATTCCCGCATCAGTTACTATCAATGAGGCCGTTGAGATTGCAAAAAAATTTGGGACCGAAGAAAGCTCTGGTTTTATCAACGGCATTTTAGATAAAATTGCCAAACATGCTCCACATTAA